A window from Chloroflexota bacterium encodes these proteins:
- the dtd gene encoding D-aminoacyl-tRNA deacylase — MRAVCQRVTHARVRVDGEIIGEIGLGWCVLLGIGHDDDERTAVQLVDRIVGLRAFPDEDGRMARSAADVGAEFLVISQITLHADLSRGRRPSFTQAARPEVAAALFERFVALLRERGFTVATGRFGAMMDVEIHNHGPVTIVLSTDAWG, encoded by the coding sequence ATGCGGGCCGTCTGCCAGAGAGTGACGCACGCCCGCGTCCGCGTGGACGGCGAGATCATCGGGGAGATCGGCCTCGGCTGGTGCGTCCTGCTGGGCATCGGCCATGACGACGACGAGCGGACGGCCGTGCAATTGGTCGACCGGATTGTCGGCCTCCGGGCGTTTCCCGACGAGGATGGCCGCATGGCTCGCTCCGCGGCCGACGTGGGCGCCGAATTCCTCGTGATCAGCCAGATTACGCTCCACGCGGACCTTTCGCGCGGGCGGCGTCCCAGCTTCACACAGGCGGCACGGCCCGAAGTCGCGGCCGCGCTATTCGAGCGCTTCGTCGCGCTCCTCCGCGAGCGGGGCTTCACCGTGGCGACGGGTCGATTCGGCGCAATGATGGACGTCGAGATCCACAACCACGGGCCGGTCACGATCGTCCTATCGACGGATGCCTGGGGGTAA
- the acs gene encoding acetate--CoA ligase codes for MQPTTDSFDTLLKEERQFAPTPEFRDQAHVRDTAIYQRASDHLEEFWAEAARELHWYKPWDRTLEWNAPWAKWFVGGELNVCYNCVDRHLATWRRNKAAIIWEGENGDERVLTYRDLYREVNQAAAALRSLGVQKGDRVALYMPMIPELPIAMLACARIGATHSVVFGGFSPESLRDRINDCEAKIVITSDAGYRRGGLVPLKDNVDEALTDAPSVQHVVVVRRVGESVREVNMEAPRDIWWNELTAQHEGAVVEPERVDAEHPLFILYTSGTTGKPKGVLHTSAGYLTGTMQTTKWVFDLKDEDVYWCTADIGWVTGHSYIVYGPLANGASAVMYEGTPDYPDRDRFWRIVEKYGVTILYTAPTAIRTFMRWGTEYVERHDLSSLRLLGTVGEPINPEAWIWYHEHIGGGRCPVVDTWWQTETGMILITPLPGTTTLKPGSATLPFPGIDADVVDEKGVGVGLGRGGYLVLKRPWPAMMRTIWGDPDRYVQTYWSRFPGMYLTGDGARRDEDGYFWLMGRVDDVLNVAGHRIGTMEVESALVSHPSVAEAAVIGISDEIKGQAIAAFVTPRMGTTANDILKDDLRQHVAEKIGPIARPDKLFFTPELPKTRSAKIMRRLLRDIAEGRVLGDTTTLADPTVMAQIKSQYEEREE; via the coding sequence GTGCAGCCAACCACCGACAGTTTCGACACGCTCCTCAAGGAGGAGCGACAGTTCGCACCCACCCCCGAGTTCCGCGACCAGGCCCACGTTCGCGACACAGCCATCTACCAGCGGGCATCCGACCATCTCGAGGAGTTCTGGGCTGAGGCGGCGCGCGAGCTGCACTGGTACAAGCCCTGGGATCGCACGCTTGAGTGGAACGCTCCATGGGCGAAGTGGTTCGTCGGGGGGGAGCTGAACGTCTGCTACAACTGCGTGGACCGCCATCTGGCGACCTGGCGTCGCAACAAGGCCGCGATCATCTGGGAAGGCGAAAACGGCGACGAGCGCGTCCTCACCTATCGCGATCTGTATCGGGAAGTGAACCAGGCCGCCGCCGCGCTCCGCTCCTTGGGCGTCCAGAAGGGCGACCGCGTCGCCCTCTACATGCCGATGATCCCGGAGCTTCCGATTGCGATGCTGGCCTGTGCGCGCATCGGAGCCACCCACTCGGTCGTGTTCGGCGGCTTCAGCCCCGAGTCGCTCCGCGACCGGATCAACGACTGCGAGGCAAAGATCGTCATCACGTCCGACGCGGGCTACCGGCGCGGCGGACTCGTGCCGCTCAAGGACAACGTCGACGAGGCGCTCACGGACGCGCCGTCTGTTCAGCACGTCGTCGTGGTTCGGCGCGTGGGCGAATCCGTGCGCGAGGTGAACATGGAAGCGCCTCGCGACATCTGGTGGAATGAGCTGACGGCCCAGCACGAGGGCGCCGTCGTGGAGCCCGAGCGCGTCGACGCCGAGCATCCGCTCTTCATCCTGTACACGTCCGGCACGACGGGCAAGCCCAAGGGCGTCCTCCACACGAGCGCCGGCTATCTCACCGGCACGATGCAGACGACCAAGTGGGTGTTCGACCTGAAGGACGAAGACGTGTACTGGTGCACGGCGGACATCGGCTGGGTGACGGGCCACAGCTATATCGTGTACGGCCCGCTGGCCAATGGCGCGTCGGCAGTCATGTACGAGGGGACGCCCGACTACCCCGACCGTGACCGCTTCTGGCGGATCGTCGAGAAATACGGCGTGACCATTCTGTACACCGCGCCCACCGCGATTCGAACCTTTATGCGGTGGGGCACCGAGTACGTCGAGCGCCACGACTTGAGCAGCCTGCGGCTCCTCGGCACGGTGGGAGAGCCCATCAACCCCGAGGCGTGGATCTGGTACCACGAGCACATCGGGGGCGGGCGCTGCCCGGTGGTCGACACGTGGTGGCAGACCGAGACGGGGATGATCCTCATCACGCCGCTGCCCGGGACGACGACCCTCAAGCCGGGCTCGGCCACGCTGCCGTTCCCGGGGATCGACGCCGACGTCGTCGACGAGAAAGGCGTCGGCGTGGGCCTGGGGCGCGGCGGCTACCTGGTGCTGAAGCGCCCCTGGCCGGCGATGATGCGGACGATCTGGGGAGACCCGGACCGGTACGTGCAGACGTACTGGTCGCGGTTTCCGGGCATGTATCTGACCGGCGACGGCGCTCGACGCGACGAGGACGGCTACTTCTGGCTGATGGGCCGGGTTGACGACGTGCTCAACGTCGCCGGCCACCGCATCGGCACGATGGAGGTCGAGAGCGCGCTGGTGAGCCACCCGTCCGTCGCGGAAGCCGCGGTCATCGGCATCTCCGACGAGATCAAGGGCCAGGCGATCGCGGCCTTCGTCACGCCGCGCATGGGCACAACGGCGAACGACATACTGAAGGACGACCTCCGCCAACACGTCGCCGAGAAGATCGGCCCGATCGCGCGGCCGGACAAGCTCTTCTTCACGCCCGAGCTGCCGAAGACGCGGAGTGCGAAGATCATGCGCCGTCTGCTGCGGGACATTGCCGAGGGGCGCGTCCTGGGGGACACGACAACCCTCGCCGATCCGACCGTGATGGCACAGATCAAGTCCCAGTATGAGGAGCGCGAGGAATAG
- a CDS encoding MiaB/RimO family radical SAM methylthiotransferase: protein MRFHVWSIGCQMNTADARRASEELALYGGEPCDRVEDADAVVLYSCVVRQAAQVKVHNELERIRRIKTTRPGMRVGLAGCMVEDDVSALARQYPFIDRFISPKIDLPVRDQIVDFLDLDDRYRCDPSDAERFSGVSQAVTVSQGCNRRCTYCIIPFRRGAERSRRPQEIRREVEALVRRGTREVVLLGQIVDRYGRDIGTSLGQLCADLSDIDDLLRIRFLTSYPVDFNRELIDAVAALPKLCEDVNLPIQAGDDETLRRMARGYKVDFYERLVADMRAAIPNLGLSTDIIVGFCGETEQQFENTLALLRRVRFDVVHVAMYSPREGTASARLWEDDVPRAEKKRRLHEVERVQAEIATEINQTLVGTTQDVLVEGTRQGKWYGRTRSNKLLFFESVDVRAGSVVPVEVTSASSWSLQGRPVPARSS, encoded by the coding sequence GTGCGGTTTCACGTTTGGTCCATCGGCTGCCAGATGAATACGGCGGACGCGCGGCGCGCGAGCGAGGAGTTGGCGCTCTACGGCGGCGAGCCGTGCGACCGGGTGGAGGACGCCGACGCGGTCGTGCTCTATAGCTGCGTGGTGCGCCAGGCCGCACAGGTGAAGGTGCACAACGAGCTCGAGCGCATTCGGCGCATCAAAACCACGCGCCCAGGCATGCGCGTCGGCCTCGCCGGCTGTATGGTCGAGGACGACGTGAGCGCCCTCGCGCGGCAGTATCCGTTTATCGACCGATTCATCTCTCCGAAGATCGATCTCCCCGTCCGCGACCAGATCGTTGATTTTCTCGACCTCGACGACCGCTACCGATGCGATCCGAGCGACGCGGAGCGCTTCTCGGGCGTCTCGCAGGCCGTCACGGTGAGCCAGGGATGTAACCGCCGATGCACCTACTGCATCATCCCGTTCCGGCGCGGCGCGGAGCGCAGCCGGCGGCCCCAGGAGATTCGGCGGGAGGTTGAAGCGCTGGTCCGACGGGGCACGCGGGAGGTCGTGCTCCTCGGTCAGATCGTCGATCGTTATGGGCGGGACATCGGCACGTCGCTCGGCCAACTCTGCGCCGACCTCAGCGACATCGACGATCTCCTCCGGATCCGCTTCTTGACGTCGTACCCCGTCGACTTCAACCGCGAGCTGATCGACGCGGTCGCGGCACTCCCGAAGCTCTGCGAGGATGTGAACCTGCCGATCCAGGCCGGCGACGACGAGACGCTGCGCCGGATGGCGCGCGGATACAAGGTGGATTTCTATGAGCGCCTGGTCGCGGATATGCGGGCGGCAATCCCTAATCTGGGCCTGTCGACGGACATCATCGTTGGCTTTTGCGGTGAGACCGAGCAGCAGTTCGAAAACACGCTGGCGCTCCTTCGCCGGGTCAGGTTCGACGTCGTCCACGTCGCCATGTACTCGCCCCGGGAAGGGACCGCGTCGGCGCGGCTGTGGGAGGACGACGTTCCCCGGGCCGAGAAGAAGCGTCGGCTCCACGAGGTCGAGCGCGTTCAGGCCGAAATCGCGACCGAGATCAACCAGACGCTGGTCGGCACGACCCAGGACGTACTCGTCGAGGGCACGCGGCAGGGGAAGTGGTACGGCCGCACGCGAAGCAACAAGCTCCTCTTTTTCGAGAGCGTTGACGTACGCGCCGGAAGCGTCGTCCCGGTGGAGGTGACGAGCGCCTCCTCCTGGTCGCTTCAGGGCCGGCCGGTACCAGCCCGTTCGTCCTGA
- a CDS encoding FmdB family zinc ribbon protein, translating to MPTYVYRCDQCGGEIEKRQRFSDEPLSVCESCGGALRRVLQPVGVIFRGSGFYSTDYRNGSATTQAESKTDSAPEASGSDGQKAAEPSSSSATTAPSSSGSAPPAATSASKTD from the coding sequence GTGCCCACGTACGTCTACCGGTGTGACCAGTGTGGCGGGGAGATCGAGAAACGACAGCGGTTCAGCGACGAGCCGCTGAGCGTCTGCGAAAGCTGTGGCGGCGCCCTTCGCCGCGTGCTGCAGCCGGTCGGCGTGATCTTCCGGGGCAGCGGCTTCTACTCCACCGACTACCGCAACGGCAGCGCCACGACACAGGCGGAGTCCAAGACCGACTCCGCCCCGGAAGCATCGGGCTCCGACGGGCAGAAAGCCGCCGAACCTTCCTCCAGCAGCGCCACCACGGCGCCGAGCAGCTCGGGCTCGGCCCCTCCAGCGGCAACCAGCGCATCCAAGACCGATTGA